The Flavobacteriaceae bacterium 3519-10 genome includes a window with the following:
- a CDS encoding hexapeptide transferase family protein: protein MAIIRTLLGKTPQIGAGSFLAETATVIGDVTMGDNCSIWYNAVIRGDVNFIKIGSKVNVQDNVMLHCTFEKFPLIIGDNVSIGHNAIVHGCTIKDNVLIGMGAIVMDDCTVESNSIVGAGSVVTQGTHIKSGEVWGGIPARKIKDISSELLEGEVNRIANNYVKYSGWYKE, encoded by the coding sequence ATGGCAATAATCAGAACACTTTTAGGTAAAACTCCACAAATCGGCGCCGGTTCGTTTTTAGCAGAAACCGCCACAGTAATCGGCGATGTAACGATGGGCGACAACTGCAGCATCTGGTATAACGCGGTGATTAGAGGTGACGTGAACTTCATAAAAATCGGCAGCAAAGTGAATGTGCAGGACAATGTGATGTTGCACTGTACTTTCGAAAAATTTCCGCTGATTATCGGCGATAATGTTTCGATTGGCCATAATGCAATTGTGCACGGCTGTACAATTAAAGACAACGTGCTGATCGGCATGGGAGCAATAGTTATGGACGATTGCACGGTTGAAAGCAATTCAATTGTTGGTGCGGGATCTGTGGTTACGCAAGGCACTCACATTAAATCCGGTGAGGTTTGGGGCGGAATTCCTGCACGTAAAATCAAGGATATTTCGTCGGAACTCCTCGAAGGCGAGGTGAACAGAATTGCAAATAATTATGTAAAATATTCCGGTTGGTATAAAGAGTAA
- a CDS encoding nifU related protein gives MRQILIEATENPKVLKFVADYNLLPGSLELDRQSDISEIPLAQKLLNFPFVDRIFITANFIAVAKQDTVEWEFVADSLKNVIEDELIANPRIYLQKKSEKHLIYSEMTPNPMVMKFVSSTELLDGFVEVKSPAEAGEVPLAKAIFDEFGFAKEIFISGNFVAVTKNVSVEWHEVMITMRDFIANYLQNGGAISNIATQKHETPVESSIQRDYTANEQKISDILDEYVAPAVAGDGGKISLIEYDEASKTAKMLLQGACSGCPSSTATLKGGIENILKQFVPELVENVEAVNG, from the coding sequence ATGAGACAAATCCTGATAGAAGCTACCGAGAACCCCAAAGTACTAAAATTTGTAGCCGACTACAACCTGCTGCCCGGCTCGCTGGAACTCGACCGGCAGTCGGATATTTCTGAAATACCGTTGGCCCAAAAACTCCTGAATTTTCCGTTTGTTGACCGTATTTTTATTACGGCTAACTTTATCGCTGTAGCAAAGCAGGATACGGTTGAATGGGAATTTGTAGCCGACAGTTTAAAAAATGTAATTGAAGACGAATTGATAGCAAACCCGCGGATTTATCTTCAGAAAAAAAGCGAGAAGCACCTCATTTATTCGGAGATGACACCTAACCCAATGGTGATGAAATTCGTCTCGAGTACGGAATTGCTGGATGGCTTTGTAGAAGTAAAGTCGCCGGCAGAAGCTGGGGAAGTACCTTTGGCAAAAGCTATTTTTGATGAATTCGGTTTTGCCAAGGAAATATTTATTTCCGGAAATTTTGTCGCGGTAACCAAAAATGTGTCGGTTGAATGGCATGAGGTGATGATTACGATGCGTGATTTTATCGCGAACTATCTTCAGAATGGCGGCGCCATTTCGAACATCGCCACACAAAAACACGAAACGCCGGTAGAAAGCAGCATCCAGCGTGATTATACCGCAAACGAGCAGAAAATATCGGATATCCTCGATGAATATGTAGCGCCCGCAGTGGCCGGTGATGGCGGAAAAATATCGCTGATTGAATACGATGAAGCCTCTAAAACGGCAAAGATGCTGCTTCAGGGTGCGTGTTCAGGTTGCCCTAGTTCTACGGCGACTTTGAAAGGCGGCATTGAAAATATCCTGAAGCAGTTTGTTCCTGAACTGGTGGAAAATGTTGAAGCGGTAAATGGATAG